The following are encoded together in the Physeter macrocephalus isolate SW-GA unplaced genomic scaffold, ASM283717v5 random_1038, whole genome shotgun sequence genome:
- the MCEMP1 gene encoding mast cell-expressed membrane protein 1, translating to MSFIQRFPHLPRHFLVGGVVCRQIGRLGTTEAEESYMNQEIKMQAAAFKDKKCGSSANKEGADDPTYENITSKAQHQPKGSHSPPKNKAQSKPPSAPAQVPHWLPRAMMSLYVLLALSCVVILALVLVKNAEMSQELLVLKRELQNVSLSVGECQEEEKRWSNVEQSIMAAKKGIDMVKSNVQEGNQKLRTLATVSNINEIKTTLQKILQMLKMPHPKPTSQ from the exons ATGAGCTTTATCCAg AGATTTCCTCATCTGCCCAGACACtttctggtgggtggggttgtgtgTAGACAGATTGGCAGGCTTGGGACTACGGAGGCTGAGGAAAGCTACATGAACCAGGAGATCAAGATGCAGGCAGCAGCCTTCAAAGACAAGAAATGCGGGTCCTCAGCCAATAAAGAAG GTGCAGATGACCCTACCTATGAGAATATCACCTCCAAAGCACAGCACCAGCCAAAGGGCAGTCATTCACCACCCAAGAATAAGG CCCAGTCCAAGCCACCCTCCGCCCCTGCCCAGGTGCCCCATTGGTTGCCTAGAGCCATGATGAGCCTGTATGTTCTCCTCGCTCTGTCCTGCGTCGTCATCTTAGCTTTGGTCCTGGTGAAGA ATGCCGAGATGTCCCAGGAGCTGCTGGTCTTGAAAAGGGAGCTCCAGAACG TCTCTCTTTCGGTGGGAGAGTGCCAGGAAGAGGAGAAGCGCTGGAGCAATGTCGAGCAGAGCATCATGGCGGCCAAGAAGGGCATTGACATGGTCAAGAGCAACGTCCAAGAAGGGAACCAGAAACTGAGGACGCTGGCGACAG TCTCAAACATAAACGAAATCAAGACTACATTACAGAAAATCCTCCAGATGCTGAAGATGCCACATCCAA aGCCCACatctcaataa
- the TRAPPC5 gene encoding trafficking protein particle complex subunit 5 isoform X1, with product MLYAQGSGGMEARFTRGKSALLERTLARPRTEVSLSAFALLFSELVQHCQSRVFSVAELQARLAALGRQVGARVLDALVAREKGARRETKVLGALLFVKGAVWKALFGKEADKLEQANDDARTFYIIEREPLINTYISVPKENSTLNCASFTAGIVEAVLTHSGFPAKVTAHWHKGTTLMIKFEEAVIARDRALEGR from the exons ATGCTTTACGCGCAG GGCAGCGGCGGCATGGAGGCGCGCTTCACGCGCGGGAAGTCGGCGCTGCTGGAGCGCACGCTGGCCCGGCCGCGCACCGAGGTGAGCCTGAGCGCCTTCGCGCTGCTCTTCTCCGAGCTGGTGCAGCACTGCCAGAGCCGCGTCTTCTCTGTGGCGGAGCTGCAGGCTCGCCTGGCCGCGCTAGGCCGCCAGGTGGGCGCCCGCGTTCTGGATGCGCTGGTGGCTCGCGAAAAGGGCGCCCGGCGCGAAACCAAGGTGCTGGGCGCCCTGCTCTTCGTTAAGGGCGCCGTGTGGAAGGCGCTCTTCGGCAAGGAGGCCGACAAGCTGGAGCAGGCCAATGACGACGCCCGCACCTTTTACATCATCGAGCGGGAGCCGCTCATCAACACCTACATCTCCGTGCCCAAGGAGAACAGCACGCTCAACTGCGCCAGCTTCACGGCTGGCATCGTGGAGGCGGTGCTCACGCACAGTGGCTTCCCCGCCAAGGTCACAGCGCACTGGCACAAGGGCACCACGCTCATGATCAAGTTCGAGGAGGCGGTCATCGCCCGAGACCGGGCCCTGGAGGGCCGCTGa
- the FCER2 gene encoding LOW QUALITY PROTEIN: low affinity immunoglobulin epsilon Fc receptor (The sequence of the model RefSeq protein was modified relative to this genomic sequence to represent the inferred CDS: deleted 1 base in 1 codon) has product MEETSYSEFLKFHRRRRQCCRGGIQLVPLGLVIAALGSGLLTVLLLWHWDTARSLKQLEETAARMVRTHNIYPLRSPYMGMVHGAMNCYYFGEGTKKWIQARYACSKLQGRWLVNIHSQEEQPCPAPRDFLTKHSIRRGSWIGLRDLDIEGEFIWMDNNPLDYSHWQPGEPNDVGQGENCVMMQGSGRWNDAFCGSYLNGRVCDRWPRAERLPANSALGPLAVTTALPSSAQSFHCENLCPPAWRPEAPSSPGSPAFQGPAGDTSDPSMLPPSPPRHLLAPEDRDFWLRCLATQSYSLFQAFFLLHESLLIFYREPQTLDPAFAAPELSTPSEIQLPRYHSLWLYIL; this is encoded by the exons ATGGAGGAAACTTCATACTCAG AGTTTCTGAAATTTCACAGAAGGCGGAGGCAGTGCTGCAGGGGAGGCATACAGCTGGTGCCGCTGGGGCTGGTGATCGCAGCTCTAGGGTCTGGGCTGCTGACTGTGCTTCTCCTGTGGC attgGGACACTGCACGAAGTCTGAAACAGCTGGAGGAGACCGCTGCCCGGATGG tcagaacacacaacatttatccATTACGTTCACCATATATGGGCATGGTTCATGGTGCCATGAACTGCTACTACTTCGGTGAGGGCACCAAAAAATGGATCCAGGCCCGGTACGCCTGCAGCAAGCTGCAAGGGCGG TGGCTGGTTAACATCCACAGCCAGGAGGAGCAG CCCTGTCCTGCTCCCCGGGACTTCCTGACCAAACACTCCATCAGGAGGGGCTCCTGGATTGGCCTCAGGGACCTGGACATCGAGGGGGAGTTCATCTGGATGGACAATAACCCCCTGGACTATAG CCACTGGCAGCCGGGGGAGCCCAACGACGTGGGCCAGGGCGAGAACTGCGTGATGATGCAGGGCTCGGGGCGGTGGAATGACGCTTTCTGCGGCAGCTACCTGAACGGCCGGGTGTGTGACCGCTGGCCACGTGCTGAGCGCCTGCCCGCCAACTCGGCCCTGGGTCCC CTGGCCGTCACCACTGCCCTGCCCTCAAGCGCTCAGAGTTTCCACTGTGAGAACCTCTGTCCGCcagcctggaggccagaagccccCTCCTCGCCTGGCAGCCCGGCCTTCCAGGGACCAGCAGGGGACACCTCAGACCCCAGCATgcttcctccatccccacctcGCCATCTCTTGGCACCAGAGGACAGAGACTTCTGGCTCAG GTGCCTGGCTACACAGTCCTACAGCTTGTTCCAAGCCTTCTTCCTTCTCCACGAGTCCCTACTCATCTTCTACAGGGAGCCACAGACCCTGGACCCTGCCTTTGCAGCTCCCGAGCTTTCGA CTCCCTCTGAAATCCAGCTTCCCAGGTACCACAGCCTCTGGCTCTACATCCTCTAG
- the TRAPPC5 gene encoding trafficking protein particle complex subunit 5 isoform X2, with product MEARFTRGKSALLERTLARPRTEVSLSAFALLFSELVQHCQSRVFSVAELQARLAALGRQVGARVLDALVAREKGARRETKVLGALLFVKGAVWKALFGKEADKLEQANDDARTFYIIEREPLINTYISVPKENSTLNCASFTAGIVEAVLTHSGFPAKVTAHWHKGTTLMIKFEEAVIARDRALEGR from the coding sequence ATGGAGGCGCGCTTCACGCGCGGGAAGTCGGCGCTGCTGGAGCGCACGCTGGCCCGGCCGCGCACCGAGGTGAGCCTGAGCGCCTTCGCGCTGCTCTTCTCCGAGCTGGTGCAGCACTGCCAGAGCCGCGTCTTCTCTGTGGCGGAGCTGCAGGCTCGCCTGGCCGCGCTAGGCCGCCAGGTGGGCGCCCGCGTTCTGGATGCGCTGGTGGCTCGCGAAAAGGGCGCCCGGCGCGAAACCAAGGTGCTGGGCGCCCTGCTCTTCGTTAAGGGCGCCGTGTGGAAGGCGCTCTTCGGCAAGGAGGCCGACAAGCTGGAGCAGGCCAATGACGACGCCCGCACCTTTTACATCATCGAGCGGGAGCCGCTCATCAACACCTACATCTCCGTGCCCAAGGAGAACAGCACGCTCAACTGCGCCAGCTTCACGGCTGGCATCGTGGAGGCGGTGCTCACGCACAGTGGCTTCCCCGCCAAGGTCACAGCGCACTGGCACAAGGGCACCACGCTCATGATCAAGTTCGAGGAGGCGGTCATCGCCCGAGACCGGGCCCTGGAGGGCCGCTGa